From the Prochlorococcus sp. MIT 1223 genome, the window CTGTGAGTTTTCAATGAGTTCTTTTATTTAAAGTTATTTATTAAGGTATCTTGCATTTAAGTGATATTTAAAAAACCCTAATAAGAAACCAATTGTTCCACCAAAATCAAGGGCAATACCCACAATTGGCAACCAAATAATTAAGTATGGATTATCTCTAAACATCTCTAAACCATTTGATTTTTTTATTGGAATTAGGTATCCCCTAGATAGTATATATACATATAATAATTGAATTATGGAAGTTGGAAATAATCCAATAAAAGTAAATATTAGTAGTAATATTAATAAATAGTAATATGGAGAAAAGTGGTATTTAAGCCCCACGGTTGCCCTTGTATAATTTATCCTTTTATATAAAAGAAAACTTATTTTGTTGGCAATATTTATACCATTATACTTGACAATAACACTAGGATTTATACTTCTTTTAATCCCTAACTTCTTTAATAAAAGTGGCCAAGCGATGTCATAACCTGCTCTTCTGTTTTCAATAAACATTCCAGTCTTCTCAAAGATTGATTTTTTTACAAGTGTTGAGGGTATACAAGGCATTCGTTTTTTGTAACCATAAGTTTGAGCAACTGCCGCTTGGTCTATACTCCCTATTCCTTCTAAATAGACTTGCCCTGATACTATTTCTACCTTTTTATCTTGTATATAATTCCATTGACTCTCTATCCAATTTAATTCAAAGAGAAGTCCACAATCCATAAAAGCTACCCAGCTACTTGTGCAATTCTTTATACCAATATTTTTTGAGGAGGATGGTGTATTACTTCCTTCAAAAATATTTAGGAACTTAGTTTGATAATTATTTTGATTCTCTCTAATCCAGTTGTCGATTGTTTCAGAAGTTTTATCTGATGATGTTGAATTTACAAAAATAACTTCTCTTGGCATCTTAGATTGCCTGCTGATTAGATCAAGAGTAGTTTTTATTGTTTTATTTTCATTGTAATAAGGGAAAACAACTGTAATATCTAGAAGCATTTTATAAAGATTTTCCAATTATCTTATAATTATATCAGCATCAGTGTTGAAAGTCCCCAACGTATAATTTACTTTTGCTTCTAATTAATATATATACAGGTGCACCTATTTGTATTCACTTATTTTTATAATCATTTCCTATAATATATTGATTATAGTTATAAAAAGTTTACTTTACCAAGCTAAGTTTAGGGTGTAATTCCAATACTTTTGATATTTTTCTCTGCCAACTCAAGTTCTTCGATAGTATTAACAGTAATATGAATACCTTCATGCTTAAATCCATTTAATTGCTTCTTCTTGACTAACAAACTTAATAAATCCTCGAACTTGTCGACTTTTGTTAACATCGTTATAATTGATTTATCGCAATATATATAACCAATATTGATCCACTTATCTAATATAGGCTTCTCTTTGAATGAACAAATCATTCCGCTACTGTCAAATTCCATTAATCCAAACTGACTTTTCAGTGGCCATACAGTAACGGTTGCATTTCCAGGTTGTTTTTTATGATGCGCTATTAAATTGTCTATATTTACATCTGAGAGTGTATCTCCGTAGAAAATTATAAAATCTCCTTTGATAAGCTTTGAAGCTTCTTTTATTCGTTCTATTATATCTACATCTCCTGAATGAGATGTAAGTATCTCTAGGTTTGAATGATTTTTATTTATATAGTCTTCTATTTTATTTGATTGATAACCTGTTGCTACAATTAATTTTTCGATATTATATTTATTTATATGATCAAAAATATAACCTAGAATTGGCTTCTTATTTATTTGAATTAGAGGTTTGGGAATGGAATTTGTTAGGGGTTTTAATCTCTCTCCTTTTCCACCGCATAGTACTAAGGCTGTTATTGATGACATTCTATTTATTTTATTTTATAAACCTTACAATAGAGGAGTTATTTTTTTTGTCGATTGGTTACCTTCTTGTTCCCAAAGAATTCATTAATCAGGAAAGGGGAAAAAGAGTAGGTAAATCCGAAAAAGATACTTTACTTACTTCGACCTTCCTTTGAACCAAGCCATGAAGTAGGGCCCAGATATGGTTCTGGACCAAAAAGATCATCAATTTCTTGCGGAGACATTGAGCTAGTTGACTCTTCTTCTTGTGAAAATGCTATGTCTCTATTTGTTGTGATCTCGTTAGAAACTTCTATTTCTTCAATTTGATTTATTGATAAATCGATTTCTTGTGCCTTAATGGATACAGGTAGCGTAATGAGAATTAGTGTAAGACAAGTGCTAAGAAATAACCTCATTTTCTCTCCTTATTGAAATTTGTTTTTTCTGAGAAACCTAAAATAGGTTTTGATTAATACTAAATCTATTAAAGAGAAGAAGTCTTCTCTTTTCGATTCTTGGAATAAATATTTAATTATCTACTCTGTCTTAGTGGGGGAAAATTATTTTATTTAATTATGTAAGGCCAGAATAGAAAAAGTACCATGTAAAGACAAATCCGTTTAATAAAACAGCTAATGAACCAACAATTATTTTGAATCTTGTGCCAACTTCTATTGAAGAAGAGTCAGATTTTAGCTTAGGCATTCATATATTCCTTTAATAAGTATATTATGCACATTTTAATCTTCCTCAAATCTTTTATTTAGATTTTTACTATAAGGTTTTGGTGGAAAAAGCCTATTGATCTTTGCCTCTTGCATTTTTCTTTTTTTCTCTTCGTCTTTAATCTTACCGAAACTATTTCTAACAGCATAAGCGATAAAGATTGAATTGATAGCACCGAATAAGACAATTACTAAGACAACTGTATTTAGTCCTGCAGGAGAACTTAGATATTCGGTAATAGAGTCAGAGCTTAGAATCATATATTCAAAATCCACTTATTCTCTGGAATTGATTTAATATAGACTGAAAAAGATAATTATCCAGGACTTCACTTGAACACCTAGATTTCATAATCCAGTAAATAAATACTCCAGAAACCAAAAGGATTATTAAGGCTGGCCAAAAGTGTTCTGCTCATTATCCATCTAGCCTATCTGCATAGTCCCTTAGTATTTCGGCCATTTTTTCTGGTGGTATTTCTTCTTGATATGTCCTGCATAAATCAAAGAAATTGTTTAAAAATTCCTTAATGGTTCTTTGGCTTTTAGGTTCAGTCATTGTTTCTTAGCTTTGGTTCATGCACTGCACCATTGCAAACAGCTACAGCTAGAGATTCTTTTTCTAGCTTCTTCAATCCTGTTAATCTTGAGGATTGGTTAATCCATAGCACTGTGTTATCAAGACACCGATTCCAATAGGCTGAATGCCTGGAGATAGGTATTAATTCGAAAGCAATAGTGACTAGAGCAATCGTCGAAGTTATTAAGCAATATCTCATAGCTTGCTGACTTTTGATTGGAGACATGTGATTAGACTTTTACCTATAATGCCGTTCCAATAAACTTTTTCTAGTACTTAGAAAATCAAAAAACATATACCAAAACTTATAAGTATTTTAAAATACTTTCGTGAAAATCAGAGCTAAAAAGAAATAGGTACAAGAAGATTTTTATAGAGATTTCACTTATCGTCTTTTATACAGAGAATAGACCCGAATGAAGAGATGGGCGTTTCACCGTCTAATGCTGATAGACCTTGCTAAGCCATGGCTTGCCTCGATGATCTCTTTGGCAACGCTTTTTATTCTGGGAGCATTTGGTTATCGAGTGACTGAGGGGTGGGATTGGGGCGATTGCCTTTGGATGGTACTTATAACAACTACCACAATTGGGTTTGGCGAAGTAGAGCCACTTAGTCAAGCAGGAAGAATCGTAACTGTTTTGATTATTGGAGGGGGACTTATTGTTGTTCAATTAACTCTTCAAAAATTTGTTGGCTTATCTGAATCAGGTTATTTTCGAAAGATGAGAGAGTTAAGGTTTAGAAGAGTTCTATCGCGAATGACTAATCACGTAATTATTTGCGGCTATGGCCGTATCGGTAAGGAGATTGCAGAGCAATTGCAATCAAAGGGTATATCAATTCTTGTGATTGAGTTAGATCCAATCGTCAAGAACAAAGCTGAACAGAGAGGGTTAAAGGTTTTGCAAGCAGACGCAACTCTCGACGAGACATTGCTTTTGGCTGGAATTAAGACATGCAAAAGTCTTGTTGTAAGTCTATCTAATGACGCGTCCAATCTTTATGTTGTTTTAAGCGCAAAAGGTATTAACGCAGAATGTCGGCTTATTGCTAGAGCTGAGAGTGAAGAGGCCTCTAATAAACTCAAACTAGCAGGAGCAAATGTTGTGGTTAGTCCTTATGTTGCTGCTGGGAGAACAATGGCAGAAGCTTCTATTTGATGGATTTAAAATTCTATTCTTAATACCATTATGGATTTACTTGATAATGGTATGACTCTCAAGTCAGATAACTTCTAAAAGATATTCCTTTGCGTATCTTTTAACTTTACTGAGTTGTTTGATTTTGCTATGAGAAGAGAAGAGATCAGTAATTAATGCTTCGCAAACATGAGAAAGAGGCCCTTGTCTCTTTATTCCTTTTGTCTTTTGGTGCTGTATTTTGCTTAGACCGTTTTTATGAAAGCGGAGTTGGTGAAGGCTTGCTAGGGCTTTTAGGAGTTTTGATCGCATTTTTCTCGATAATCGGAATTGTTATTTGGGCTATTTTAGTTTTTGCAAAGATGTTTCGACTATTACGTAAATTTACAGAAGATGAGGAGATTCCTAAAATCACAGGATCTTCAAAAGATTAGTTTTTCGAGACAGTAGTTAGTTCATCTAATAGATCAATTAATTGTAAATATACAGTTTCATTTATCTTCTTTATTACTTTGAACTATTCTCACTTCTTTAATTAAGCGATCTTCAAGCTGTTGACTAATTAAGCCGAGTTTCCCGCAGTGAACTATATCTTCAATGGGTTGTTTCTCTCCTGTGTATTTGTCTAACCAACCTTTAACGCACTCTATACAGGCAAGTGATTTTAACTTTTGAGCCAGATCTGCTGATTTTTGTTGCTCAATTTCGATTTGGTTCATAGCTCCTTCCTAGTCGTGATAGTTGTGCTCAGCATGAAATCAATTAAATAAATAATACTGGTGTTTAAGCAATTAATTTGCAAGTGGATTAAGAACGAAGAATTTGGCTATATATTTTATTAGGAAATGCTGAGATCTTTCTATGCCTTTAATCGTTACCCCTGCACAAGACAAGACTAATGGAGTTGGTCAAACTTTTAGAAAAATAACTATAACTTTAGCGATTTTTTTACCTTTTTCAGCTCTTCTTGCAACGCTTGTTTGGGGATATATGCATGGTTTTAGTAGCTTTTATTAGATAATTACGTCAATTGGATAGGCTATAACTTTTCAACGGTTCCAATAGAGGAGTTGATTTCGACTTGAGTATTACACTTTAAGTTTAAGATATTCAGAATTTTATGGATCCTACTTTTGCTTGGAGTCTCTGTTGTTCCGCGTGCGTCATATTGATCTCCATTGGGCCTCTAACTTATGCCAGAGTTAAGGCCGGTTATTCCGTAGATAATATGGGAGCTCCTAGAGCTTTATTTGATCAATTACCTGAGTTTGGGAAAAGAGCTGTTTGGTGTCATCAAAATTGCTGGGAGAGTTTTACTTTTCATGCTCCAGCATGTATTTTATGTCTCCTTGTAGGAGCTGTATCTCCTTTGACTGTTGTGGCGGCATGGATTCATCCGCTTGTAAGAGTGATTTATATATGTGTCTATGTTGGAGATATTCCCACAGCTAGAGGACTTTGCTGGGCGATAGGCATTATTTCTTCTGGGCTCCTTTATAAAGCAGGTTTAGATACTTTACTCACTTATTAGTCCATATCTTCAGCCCCACTAGCAAGATTAGATGTTGTTGTATTTGTAATTCGTTTAATTGAGCGCCTTAAGACAGAGATATCCTTATCTTTGTAACCTTCTTTGAGTAGCACTTCTTCTAATTCTTTTACTTTGGATGTTATGGGAAGTGTTAGTCCTGAATCTTTGGCTGTCTTTAAGGCAATAGATAAATCTTTATGATGTAGTTGCAACTTGAAGCCTAATGGATACTTATCTTGGAGCATAGATTGTGCACGATTGCTAAGTGCCCATGAGCTTCCAGCACCTTTTTTCAGGGATTCAATAACTTTGTCCATAGGCAATTTTAATTCCTCTCCTAATGCAATTGCTTCTGCAACTGCTGCGTAACTACCTGCAACTAGTATTTGATTAATGGCTTTTACTTCTTGACCTTTACCTGTACTTCCAAAAGGATATACAGCATCAGCAATTGCACTGAGAATGGAAGCTATTGTCTTTAGGAAGTCTTCATTAGCTCCTAGAAAAACTGTAAGACTACCTGCCTTGGCACCTTCTGTTCCACCAGTTACTGGAGCATCAACATAAGTAATATTTTTACTAGAGAGTTGCGCTGCAAATAACCTTGCTTTACTAGGACTAATAGTTGACAAGTCAATTATTATGTCACCTGACTTCATACTACTTTCGGCTCCCAGATTACTGAAAAGAATATCCTCTACGGCGTTTTCATCGCTGACACAAATCATTAAAACATCACATCCTTTAGCAGTCTCTCTAGGAGATGAGCAAGGAATGGCACCTTTCAACTCCTCACTGTTTTCTGCTGTTCTACTTCTTGTATGAACTTTTACTGAAAAACCAGCTCTAATTAAGTTGGCTGCTATTGGTAGGCCAATTGAGCCTAGGCCTATAAATCCCAAACAAGGTTTGGAATTTATATTATTCCTGTCCATTGAATCTTTTCCTCTTTAAAGAAGAATTTTCTTAGTTATGGCAGTAATTCCGATCATGAGCAATTATCTAAGCCAATGATTCATTTTAGACGAAATACAATTAAAAGATTATTGGCAGGCATTTCAATAATGTCATGTTTTGCAAATCCATTTTTGAGGCTTAATTCGATTACTTCGTTTAAATCTCGAACCCCCCCAATATGGGTTTTGTTTTCTTAGCGAACAATCAAAAACCCTGTTGCTATGACTTGTGTGTCGCCCATCCTTTTTGAATGGGCCATAAATAATTAGTAGATGCCCCTTCCTTAAATGATTTTGAGCTTCTTCAAATAGAGCTTTAGTACAATCCCAAAAAGATATGTGGAGCATATTGATGCACACTATTGCTTTAATAGATGATTGAAGTTTTAGACTTAGTTGCCAAGGCCTTTTCCTTACATTTAAATCTATAGGTTGAGCCATTCTGTTCTGTAACCCTTCGTGCTCAATCCATGCTGAAATGCTTTCTCTGCAACATGAATCTGGATCACTGGCTTGCCAATTGATAGAGGGGAAAAGCTTTTGAAATATAACCCCATGCTCGCCACTCCCACTTGCTATTTCTAGAACAGATCCACTTTTGGGAAGAAGTTTTGCAAGTTCTTCTCCGATACATTCTCGGTTCTTTTGAGTTGCGGGGTAGAAGAGTCTTTCGTCGACACCTTCTTTGCTTGCTTTGTTCTTGTTATTAGTCAGCATATCCATCATCATCATCATCTGATTGAATTCTCCTAGGTGCATCACCGGTTTTCTCATACCATGGATGTACATAGGCTTCTTTATCCGAATAGACCTCACTCTTTAACTCTGTTAACAAGTCCTCTAGTTCTTGAATAATTCTTTTTAGATTGCCTTTTTTCATTATTTAATTGTAAATATAAATATATTCTAGGACTTCTATAGATAAAAATGTCTAATTATTGAAGAATCAAGTTGTTTAATAATTAGCCCTATAGCTAGCTTACTCATTTTAGTTTTTTCTTGTCAATCTTTATATATGCTAAATAAATAATTATAGATAAAGTAAATAAAAATGCATATTCATGAATTAAATTACTTATGAAGTAAGCAATTATGGGAAGGAAGAGGAGTCTTTTTGTGGCCATCTTCTCTTCGCAAGAAAGAGACTTCCAATCTAAATAGCGTTTCCATTGAAATACCCTTTTCATTTAACGTATAAGAATACATATATTATTACACTACTTAGACTGCTTTTAAAGTATTACTAGTATGAGTTTTTGCTTGTTCTAAAATATAAGAACAATGCTTTATTTAAGCCACAAGTTCTTTTCTTGTGGTTTGAAT encodes:
- a CDS encoding DUF938 domain-containing protein, with translation MLTNNKNKASKEGVDERLFYPATQKNRECIGEELAKLLPKSGSVLEIASGSGEHGVIFQKLFPSINWQASDPDSCCRESISAWIEHEGLQNRMAQPIDLNVRKRPWQLSLKLQSSIKAIVCINMLHISFWDCTKALFEEAQNHLRKGHLLIIYGPFKKDGRHTSHSNRVFDCSLRKQNPYWGGSRFKRSNRIKPQKWICKT
- a CDS encoding NAD(P)-dependent oxidoreductase, with amino-acid sequence MDRNNINSKPCLGFIGLGSIGLPIAANLIRAGFSVKVHTRSRTAENSEELKGAIPCSSPRETAKGCDVLMICVSDENAVEDILFSNLGAESSMKSGDIIIDLSTISPSKARLFAAQLSSKNITYVDAPVTGGTEGAKAGSLTVFLGANEDFLKTIASILSAIADAVYPFGSTGKGQEVKAINQILVAGSYAAVAEAIALGEELKLPMDKVIESLKKGAGSSWALSNRAQSMLQDKYPLGFKLQLHHKDLSIALKTAKDSGLTLPITSKVKELEEVLLKEGYKDKDISVLRRSIKRITNTTTSNLASGAEDMD
- a CDS encoding nucleotidyltransferase family protein → MSSITALVLCGGKGERLKPLTNSIPKPLIQINKKPILGYIFDHINKYNIEKLIVATGYQSNKIEDYINKNHSNLEILTSHSGDVDIIERIKEASKLIKGDFIIFYGDTLSDVNIDNLIAHHKKQPGNATVTVWPLKSQFGLMEFDSSGMICSFKEKPILDKWINIGYIYCDKSIITMLTKVDKFEDLLSLLVKKKQLNGFKHEGIHITVNTIEELELAEKNIKSIGITP
- a CDS encoding glycosyltransferase family 2 protein, whose translation is MLLDITVVFPYYNENKTIKTTLDLISRQSKMPREVIFVNSTSSDKTSETIDNWIRENQNNYQTKFLNIFEGSNTPSSSKNIGIKNCTSSWVAFMDCGLLFELNWIESQWNYIQDKKVEIVSGQVYLEGIGSIDQAAVAQTYGYKKRMPCIPSTLVKKSIFEKTGMFIENRRAGYDIAWPLLLKKLGIKRSINPSVIVKYNGINIANKISFLLYKRINYTRATVGLKYHFSPYYYLLILLLIFTFIGLFPTSIIQLLYVYILSRGYLIPIKKSNGLEMFRDNPYLIIWLPIVGIALDFGGTIGFLLGFFKYHLNARYLNK
- a CDS encoding MAPEG family protein; translation: MDPTFAWSLCCSACVILISIGPLTYARVKAGYSVDNMGAPRALFDQLPEFGKRAVWCHQNCWESFTFHAPACILCLLVGAVSPLTVVAAWIHPLVRVIYICVYVGDIPTARGLCWAIGIISSGLLYKAGLDTLLTY